Below is a window of Drosophila miranda strain MSH22 chromosome 3, D.miranda_PacBio2.1, whole genome shotgun sequence DNA.
ACCGAGCCCCATCTCGCGGAGAAGTTTTCGGAAAATGTGTGAGTCGTGCGGGCAACATCAATGGCTGCTCGTGGTGGTAAAAGGAAAAGCACTAAGGAAACTGTGCCATCGAGCCAAGTGAATTGGCACACTTCCCATTGGGATGAGTGTTATATAAAGATCCATTAGCTAGTGCGTGCCTGTGCGGACAGGTGACCCCAAAACTCGTATCTCGTTCTCATATCAAGGACACACATCCACAACTCTTTCCCCGTAAAAGCTCTCGGCCGTGAGTCATCCGCGAGACAagcccatacccatacccatacccatacccatacccatacccatacccatacccatacccataacCAGAGACGACACCGAGTAAAagtggagcagcagcagtaatAAGAAATCTAAGTAGAAGAAAGAGCAGAAGACACGGCCAGAAGAGCCGCAGCTACATAAAAGTGAATAAGAAACTGTCATGCTTTCGTTGGCACCCATCCGGAGCTCATGCCAATGGAGATTTAACAGTCCACAAATTGTGTTAAGTGCCTTAACACCCACCAGTAATCATATCTACTCCAAATAGTGAACAGTGAATAGTGACAATGAATCTGCTGGTGTGGCTCCTAGTGCTGCTCCTGCTATCCGGCCACCTCAGCCACGGCCAGGCTAGTGAGTAAGTGCAAGAGTCCCCCAAACTGCCTATTGATGCTGGTCTCCTTCAGATATCCTCAACACGTTGCTGGGCGTGCCCGCGGAGTGTGTGCACCAGAGCGGTATATGGCCCTGTAAGTTGAGCTTCTCCTGCTGGCTGCAGGGCGGCAAGCATGCCAAGGGCTGTGGCAGCAACAAGTGGCTCTTCAGCTGCTGCATCGCCGCCGACCCCCAGCATCCGCATCTATCCCAGTCGCAGCTGCCGCATCCGCACCCGTCGTCTTTGGCGAATCTCATCGATTATGGCCAGCTCAAGATGAGTCTGCAGAGTCTGCCCAAGCGCATCATGTTGCGGCGTCGCGACGACAATGAGCTGCTCAACGTTCAGGTAAGATTTGTGGCTGCCACAGTGACGATTGAGCCTCCTCCAATCCATTACAGCCCGAGTGTGGGGTGCCACGAACTGCTCAGAACACGCTACAGAAGCGTATCATCGGAGGCCGGCCGGCACAGTTCGCCGAGTATCCGTGGCAGGCGCACATCCGCATAGCCGAGTACCAGTGCGGCGGGGTGCTAATCTCGGCCAACATGGTGGCCACGGCTGCTCATTGCATACAGCAGGCGCAGCTGCCGGATATCACCGTGTATCTGGGAGAACTGGATACCCAGGATCTGGGCCACATAAACGAGCCGTTGCCAGTGCAGAAGCACAGCGTAGTGCAAAAGATCATCCATCCGCGCTTTAACTTTCGCATGACGCAGCCAGACCGCTACGATCTGGCTTTGCTGAAGCTGGCCCACCCCACGGCCTTCAGCGAGCACATCCTGCCCATTTGCCTGCCCCATTATCCCATCCGGTTGATCGGACGCAAGGGCCTCATCGCCGGCTGGGGTAAGACCGAGGCACATTTGGGGCATGCGGGCACCAACATGCTGCAGGTGGCCAGCGTCCCGATCATTAGTGAGTAGCTCTTCAGATCTTCAGAATTCCTGACTCCACTCATCATCATCAATATCTGCCATTTGCCATCATATCAGCCACCTTCGACTGCATTCGCTGGCACGAGAGCAAGCAAATAAATGTGGAAATCAAGGCGGAAATGTTCTGTGCCGGACACTCGGATGGCCACATGGATGCGTGTCTGGGTGAGTGAGTGGGGCAAGCAGAACAAGCAAGATATTCAAGTTCGTGGTCCTTCACAGGCGATTCCGGAGGTCCGCTGGTGATCAAGGATCGCGGACGATTTGTACTCGTCGGCATCACTAGCGCCGGCTTCGGCTGTGGCGTCGATCACCAGCCAGGTGCGAGCATTCCACAATAACTTACGATATGATTGGAAAACTAATTGATTGTTCTGTTTTAGGCATATACCACAATGTTCAGAAGACTGTGAGGTGGATACAGGATGTGGTGACACGCAACGAATTGTAGCGAAAGCGCCAGGACTTAGCCCGCGACAAATCTCATTAGTTTATGGCTCGTAGCATTAGGCAGTGGATATGTGCAATCCAAATATGCCAAACCACATAAGAGACACATTTATTTAGTagatttaataaatatttttatgtACACTATTTACTATGTAGACTCCTTTCTTCCAATTATGGAACCCACAGCGATGCCTATGCGGGCTTAAGCCGAGCACTTGGGACTCTTTTATAGTGCTGCTCTTCTTCTCCCTCTCTACTGAGACGAAACCCTCTTTATAGAACAAACGTTGGCTGTGGTTCCCAAAAAGAAATACAGTTGGTTTCAAACAAATTTGATGCACATTATGAGTACAGTTGAGTATGTATTTAGTAATTAGCGATATCAATATGTATTTCATTGTTTGGTTCAACAACAATACTCGGAAAAACATTTGGTGTGGCGTAACATTTTTGGGAGATTTGCCATAGATTTCACTACGATAAATTGTTGTATAAATAGTTTAACATTTAATATAACTGGTGGGGGCGTAGATTAACCAACAATTTACGATAACATACGATTGGCGCCCATTAATAGACGGTGCTGTGTAGACCCATGCGAGCAGCTGCAATGTAGAATCAACGGTTAAGGGATGCACACACTCGTATATGTACTTTTCTGAACTTTGATGAAATGATTGACATTCAATAATCAAATTCGACAGACTCAAAATAGTTGTGTGTGTAATAGTAGGAAGCGAATCATAAATGAGTAggaaatataaataaattatgTATTTAAAATGAATACTTTCGTATGCTATGCGGGCGCTGTCATGGGACCATTTGTGTGGAGGCCTTTAGAGAGTGGCCTAGACCCAAACATCGATCTGATCGTCGCGACCAGCAGTAGCAGAGATGACAAAAACGGATCAAATGTATTTAAAACTTAGGCCATAGCTTGTTGCGTTTGTAAACTAAAAACAATCATTGAGATAGATTCGAAGGATAGAATAATAGATGGTGCTTTAGCAAGTTACACTGGGCAATGCAAAAAAATCAAACGGGGATGGGCAGCTTCATCATCGTGAGTTCGTCTAGGCAACGGCATCGGTGGCGCATTCCTCCTCGACGGTGATGTACATACCCTCCTCCTCGTAGGCAGAGTCGTGCTTGGCAAGGATTCTCAGAAGCGGACGCAGGCGCAGCCACCATTGCTTCTTTGGTATGCGTTGACTGGCGGAGAAAATTTCGAGAAATTACGCATGAAACAAGTTCCAACATCTGGGGATACTCACTCAAAGTTTGTCTCTCCAATGAGATCGACCAGTGGAGTGAAGCGGTATTGACGCGACACAATGCCCAGCAAAGTGGCGGTGTCAGGAGCCTTGCAGGTGATCTCGCCGTTGGCATTGATGTTCGTCTTGATCTGCTCAGCCAACCAGTCGACGCACTTGGCCGCCATCTTCGTGCCCATGTTGCGGTCGAAGGGTGTGGGCGATCCTCCCTGCTGCATGTGGCCGAGGATGTTCATACGGCAGGTGAAGAGACCCTTGCCTTCCTCCGAGTACAGGCGATAGATGAAGTCTGTGCTATAGTTCTCGCAAGCCTTCTCGTTGCGCAGGATCAGACCTCGAGAAACGCCCTCGGCCATTTTGCTGGCCATGTGGTAGACATCCTGCTGGAGGTCCTTGATGGAGAACTTCTCCTCGTAAATGTACGCGGCATCCGCACCACCGGCCAGACCAGCCAGCGTAGCCAAATAGCCGCAATATCCGCCCATTGTCTCGATAACGAACACACGACGCTTCGTACCCTGGGCCGACTGACGGATACGGTCGCAGATCTCCGTGATTTCATTCAGACCCGTGTCGCAGCCGAGCGAGAACTCTGTGCCGGGCACATTGTTTGAAATCGTCGCGGGTACGACCACGATCGGGATGCAGAACTGTGGATAGTTATCGCGCTGATCGGCGATCTGTCCGGCGGCATGGTAACTCTCGAATCCACCGATGATGAGGAGACCCTGGATCTTGAATTCCTTCAAACGAGCAGCAATCTCTTTGAACTTTCCCTCGGGCAGGGTGCGTTTGGTGCCCAGATAGGCGCCGCCCTGGCCCACCCATCCACTCACATCCGACCTGGAGAGGAGATCGGTTATGCACTCCGCTCAACTCTGTATAGTATCACGTGCAGACTCACCATCCCAATTCACGTACATTGCCAGCAATGAGACCCTCGACACCGTCGTTGATGCCATAGACAACGTCGCCACGATAGATGGCATTGCGCACGAAACTGCGCACGGCCGCGTTCATGCCACAAGAGGGGGCACCAATGTGCATGACCGCTAGCCTGTACCCCTCGATGCCCTTGCCTTCGGCATCGAAGCACTCCTTTGGTGGCTTCAAGCGGGTCAACATCTTGTATGTCTCCAGGTTGCGCTCGAAGGAGCGCCCACGCAGCTTGACGGCATCCGCCCAGCGTTTCTCCTTCATGGCCTTGGCCACTGCCTGAGTGCGCTCCACACACTCCATCAACGGCACACGCACGGCCTGATTGCCATCCAAAGAGATGACCACAGGCACAGAATCCTTAGTGGCCTCCATCAGAGCCAAAGTCGCCTCGGCACCCATGCGGCATGCCTGAAATTGGATCAGATCATGTTAGGGAATGCTTAAGATGGAATGCTCATTCAGATACGAACCAAAATACGATCGAAGGCGCTGGGATTGCCGCCGCGCTGGACATGACCGAGGACCGTGATGCGTGCATCGTGCTTCAAGCGTTCATCGATCACCTTCTTAACATCCTCAGCGGTGATTGGATTTCCCTCACGGTCCATAGCCCCCTCAGCCACGATGACAATGTTCAAACGCTGGCCAGCCGATCGTTCCTGTTTAAAAATCACTATGTATCAGTATTCTATTCATAGAGATAAAGAGGCGTGTTGTGCGCTTAATGTATTTACACATTGATGTACGATTTACATATACCGCAATTTTTTACTTCAAGCTGATGAATACAGTGCGTTTTAAAACTTTTTTTAAGGTTTAAACTAAAGTattcaataattttggatttatTTATGACTTGCATTGATCTAAAAGATTTTATGAAACGCACTACAACAGCTCATATTGTATGTATATGGAgttttgtataaaaagcacaaGCATAAGCCACTAAAACCAGTGAAAAGTAGACGATAGACATAAGTAGACGATGATTTAGAGTTCGAAATGAGGATGAGTGTTAGTGGAGCCGGGAACGTTAATAGAAACACACAATGAAACATGAAAATAATACAGGAGAGACCAAAGAACCCAATACAATTGAATATACACAAGTTGAAGCTATGGCTTCAAATTAAATTCCAAAAACGAAGTGTTAGAAAGATTTTGGGAGATTCCAACTTAAGACTTTTATAGAGTAAACGCTAAAAAAAACGAATGAAGGTAGGAGGAGGGCAATCAGCCTGACCTGATGGAGTTTGATACTGAGATCGTCCTGCCACGTGACATCCACTGGTTCTTCGGGTATAAACATAAAATCAGCCTCTGTGGCTATAGCCGCGGATATGGCTAAGTAACTAAAAACGAAAAGAttaaacacacaaaaaaagaaaaaggaaaatgTTGACAAACGTTGCTGTGAATCGATGAGGGGTGTAGTGGATAAACTTAAGATTATTTACAATGTGATACAGCAGGCGATACGGGATAGGGACAAACGCATACGTTAATTGTGCATAAATCAGAATAATCCAATAGATCAGACCATACCATACAATATATATGGAAAATATCGAGTGTGCAGGAGTTAAAATGGAGcgtaaaataataaaatgtcTAACTCCTTCGCGTGTGTCTTTATAACTCACTACTATACTAGTAGGTTTTTGTATCTAGCGAGTGTGCAGGAGATCAAAGAAAGCGAGTGGAAATTATTGTAGTTCAACTTCTTGCCTGGGCCAATTGAGTGCACAGCCTATCTGGCCAATCGACTTTCGGGGGCATTTCCGGAATGAATATGAAATCAGCTTCACTAGACAATCCAGCAACAAGTGCTAAATAACtgcaaatatatatatatatatatgtatacaattTAGAAAATGTACGTATTAATCATAAAAGGAATTTGGAGATGGGCTGGATCGGATAGGTGGGTTGACGAGTAGTATCCACAGAAAGATCGAGTGATACGAGTATCTTGGAAGGCATTCAATGATGACAGAAATACAGAAATGTGCGAAATGAATGACTGCAACATTCAACAGATCTCTGTTTCCGCTTGCCTGTTCCAACTTAAGCACTAATTTATCGGGCCAATCGGTGGGCGGGGGATATTCAGGGAGAAAGACATAGTCTGCCTCGGATATAACGCCAGCCACCACTGATAAATATCTAGATATTCCAGGATTGACATTAGGAGATATGAATCATCGCGTTGTCCCCAATTAATCACCGCCCCTCTATCTGGAAGAACCCCTAAATTACCGGACCCCTTCTTACCCGCAATGACGACCCATAACCTCCATAATGAAGGTGCGTTGATGTGAGTAGGCCGTGCTTGAAATGGCGTCAATAGCCTCTATGATGCGATGCAGTGCAGAGTCCGTACCAATGGTCATGTCCGTGCCACAGAAATCGTTATCAATAGAGCCGACCTGGAAAAAATCATTTGAATCGTTAGCTAATCATTTCAATTCAGAGTAGATTTCTCCTTCCATACCAATCCCACGATGTGCAACACACTGTTCTTCTCCTGCTGGGAGGCAGTGATGCTGCCATTCTTCACCAGCTCATCCAACAGGCTGGACCACTCCTGACGGAACAGATTAGCGCCGGTAAGGGAGCCGTCACCGCCAATTATCACCAGGTTGGTGATTCCCTTCTGCACCAGGTTGTTGGCGGCCTTGAGGCGGCCAGCACGTTCACGGAAATCCGCACAGCGGGCGGAGCCAATAATAGTGCCGCCGCGATGGATGATGGAGGACACCGAGGCCCAGTTGGCCTCCTGAATATTGTCACCGCCATCTACCATGCCCTGGTAGCCTTCGCGGATGAAGTAGGCCTGTGGATTGAATTATATAGTATATCAACTTTTATCGCGAAGTACCGAGTATCTGTTCTAAGTTATTGCCTAATAAATCGTTGGTTTTCCATAGCTATCATTGCCAAAATAATGACAGACTTCGCTGCGAAGACATAGAGTGGTCCAGGCAATCAGACCATCAAATTTCACTTTCATTGACCCAAAACTATTAAAATGGCCATCAAAATTTATTCTAATCAATTTCAATTACGCACAATTGaaaaaatatttgcatattttttGGAGCAAAAACTTCGAATTGAAACGAACCAATTGGTCAGATGGAAGATATTTAATCGAAATttagaaaacaacaaaaaagtgAAACAGAAATTAGCCGAAAAAATCGCATGTGAAAGCACCCAAAATAAACTCAATGTCAATGCGCACAGACACATCtgcacacatacacagacaGCACACAAGTGTGTTACATACACTGCTTAAAAAATTTCTTTGTTAGCCTGATAAAGATTATCTAACGGCTAATCCATTAACTAAGTTCAATGCCTGCGATAAGAATGGTGCACATTGATAATTCGAAGCATTTTACGTAAATTACAGATCGAATTGTTGTTACAGTTGGGGGTGTTGGAGCTTGGGTGTTGGGTGGTGGGTGGTAAAAGTACTTGGCAGAGGTCACTACTCACCTTGCATCCCAAATAGATGGCCATACGCACACATGCACGCACAGCGGCATTCATGCCCTGGGAGTCCCCCCCGCTGGTGAAGACAGCCAGCCCCTTGTCCTTCTGCGAGCCGCGGGCCAGAAAACGTTGATTAATTTCGGAGTTCATGGCGGATTTtctttgaattaattctttgaTCAAGTTTTAATTGTGACTGTTAACGTCTTTCTTCGCTACCGGTAGGCGcgtacacacacagacacacacacactggccCCGAAAACACCCACTGGGAGGGAGATTAGGAGATTGTTATTTTATACACCCTAGAAAGTCCTTTCCTTTTCTCCAATCAGTCCAAAGGCGCAGGAGGGGCGGTGGGGATAAATATTATATCCAAAGAGTTATTAATAAAATAAGTATTCCCCGGTTCCGTTCCGTGCTCTTTATCAGCGAAATTAAACTAACGATGTTTTGCAAAACATCGATACATCACTCAACATCGGTAGCAGCAAAAACATCGGAAAACATCAGTAAACATCGGCAGAAAAACATCGATGCTCGATGCATCGACGGAATTtgttaatatttttttatattttttggaATGGGAAGCGATTGCAAAAAGTTAATTTAAAGCTAAGTTTGATCTGgaatatacacacacacatacataaaAAAGCTGAAACATGCTTTCTAAGgtaaatgtatgtatgtatgtatgctgtATGTACAGGTTCGATGATAgtcataaatatgtatgtacgtacgtacataaaaaaaaatctcTTAATTCGTTTTTGTTATCTTCGATAGgttttgttttcatttttttactttacatttaaaaaaaaatgtacatTTTACGTCATTTTGCGACATGACCTTCACTTTAACCCCACGTTTCCACACGCCAAGTGACCTTAGAATAACCTTGCGTCTACACACGTGACCTTAAAATGACCTTGCGTCTAGACACGTTTtttaaatttgatttttttttgacACAGGTTCTTTTTTTTACAAATCCGGAATAATTCCGTAAAACAGGCCCACAGCTTCGCcgttataaatattttattttattttttaaaaacCAGCtgattttttttgattttatttttgtttacaAAAATTTTTCCAAAATTACAATGTCAAATGAAAAACAAGACTCAGAGTTGCCACGTCGCGGTGGTTTTTCTGACAGGGTGGTACCACTGTGAAACTAGTGGAACTAGTTCGTTGCTAATgtgtttaattttatttcttattttaaatcaaatcaaatatcGAAGCGCGACTGATAAGTCTGATGAAATGTGGGCGTTGTTTGGGTTTACACGGCACTGACTCAAAGATAAGATAAGGTTTATCTCTGCGGATGGTGGGGCGATCACCTTAATGATTTTTCTCGAGTTGTAATGAACGGAAAATAGCGCTCTGGACTCGTTTTGTTTACGTTCAACGCACAGGCAAGTGTGCGTGTGAAGAACAGCTGTTGCTGCTCAGCTGTGAGTAAAAGCTCTGAGCTTTCTCTTCTAGTGATGAACCACGGGGGCCAGCGGTGTATGCCGGCGGTTATCGTATCTTATTGATTTCTTTTGAAATCGTAACGGAACGTAAAAGCTAAAATGAATAATTCAACTTACATAGAGATTGCGGTTTCTGGGACCGTATTTGTAAACTTCCTTGATCCTTTCCAAGTGTAACTCCGGTGCTGCTTCTAGTTTCTCAGATgaaatatttagttttttggtCTCTCCGAGGACGCTTTTATTCATTTTCCCATCGACAGAATTCTGTAGGTTGATACTCACTATATCCATAACTGATTCAGTAAGAATATGTTGCCCGTCCATTTTACATATCTTTAATGCAGACGAACACGGAGTTTTCATTTGAATGGCACATGGGTTCTGATTTTGAACGTTGATTGGCATCGCCTCATGGTCCATCCCCCTGGCTCCACTCAGGATCGATATCACTTGAGATGGGCTTTCGCAAAAATAGCGGTAATACAATTCAGTATTGTGTTCCCGAAGAGCTATCAAAAACTCGTACTTCCTCTCAAAGCTTTTGGTCTTTTTCAAATATGTCTTGATATCAGTCAGATCCTTGTGGAAGCCATCGCCTTGGTCTTTACTACAGCTATGTATCCATCGACGGTAGGACGTTGCTTGGCTCAACTAGATAAAACGTTATCAATACGATAATCttactaaaaaaaaaagtggGTGGTTCTCACCTTGAACCTTTGGTGAAGTGTTTGGCCCATCCGATTTTCGGAAATCTTGGATAAATTTAAATAGCAAGGATGAGGCTTTGGTATCCGCTCATTGCAGCCACAAATACTGCAAACGGATATCGATACCCATTATATTGTTAGAGAAGACTTGATTTGCAATCATACCTTTTTTGGAATTTAGCTAATACTCGAAATTTGTTTAAATGCATGCCACCAATTCAGCTAACGATTATATTTCAAAAGCATACATCGATCTGCATAGATAATTCTTAGAATATGGCGCGTTTTATTCACTTATTACTTTTTTATATGTTTTTCTTTAGGCATTGTACCAGAaaagtttaatttttgttgttgtattttACGAGTTTATGTATTGTTTGACACTTAATGTAGATGAGCTCTAGATGGGGATTGAAATTACATGGTACGAGTATATCAGACTGTTTGTTTATCGGTGTTTTATCACCTTTCGCTTAAGATCGCTCCCACATTATTCCAAATGAAAACAAAGAGTCTGTTtagttggtttttttttatgatttatttatttaattttttttgttttttttttgttggtaaTTAAGAAACTGTAATTTCAATAAACTTAAACTTTCCACTCATACATCAATCTTTGCCTCTATTATATGCATACAATTTACGTCTACACCTGGTTTTCCGTCTGGTTGTCATTTACTCTCTTTTACTCTGTTGTTTTTGTCGTTTGTttcatttatgtatgtattgcAGTtacattatattattattttcttgTAATTCGACTTATTAGCGTTGCGGCAAAAaagtgtttgtttttttttatcatgttttaaatatatattttttatgcCTCACATTCATAATATAGCGATAAATTCAATTGCGAAAATATACATTTACTTTTAtcatacacacacatgtatATGCAGttgcacatatgtatatggaaatatatacatacacacaagTATATAATGCTCAGTATGTTTACCATTCTGTTCTTGTTGTTTTGGACAAtaagatatatatatttatatatagtatatttttgcattttaaatttttctttCGTTTTAATACACATGCAATGTTTTCTTTTATGGAAATTAAAAATTTGAATAGATTTCGTTTACAATATTTATGTATTTTGATTTGTATTTGGTTTTTAGTTCATTTTGTTCAAATATTTCCATTGTTAATGTGTAGCCTGCGTTCGCCAAAAGTTAGTAACCTTTCGAAAGCTTGGAAGTCGAAAATTGCTAGTAAAATTAATAAAACCGAAAATCGAGAAAGAATTCTTTGATATTAGGAACAATTGATGGCTGTTTTCTTATAAAAAAGAGTTAAAGTAGTTTGGGATAGTCCCATAGAAGCCCTAAAAAGAGTATAAACCCTTGTGCAACCCTTGCGCACAATAAAACTCGTGCCTAAAGCCATGTTGCACAGTGTGAAAATTATAATGACTTCGTTCGCATTCTagttgttttttaattttcattttttagcTGGCCGAATAATTGGATATCCCTTCATTCGCAAGTTTTCTCTACAGAGAGttggatatatgtatgtatgcatgtattaTATGAGTTTTATGCTTTTCAC
It encodes the following:
- the LOC117187765 gene encoding serine proteinase stubble-like, producing MNLLVWLLVLLLLSGHLSHGQANILNTLLGVPAECVHQSGIWPCKLSFSCWLQGGKHAKGCGSNKWLFSCCIAADPQHPHLSQSQLPHPHPSSLANLIDYGQLKMSLQSLPKRIMLRRRDDNELLNVQPECGVPRTAQNTLQKRIIGGRPAQFAEYPWQAHIRIAEYQCGGVLISANMVATAAHCIQQAQLPDITVYLGELDTQDLGHINEPLPVQKHSVVQKIIHPRFNFRMTQPDRYDLALLKLAHPTAFSEHILPICLPHYPIRLIGRKGLIAGWGKTEAHLGHAGTNMLQVASVPIITTFDCIRWHESKQINVEIKAEMFCAGHSDGHMDACLGDSGGPLVIKDRGRFVLVGITSAGFGCGVDHQPGIYHNVQKTVRWIQDVVTRNEL